One window from the genome of Ciconia boyciana chromosome 8, ASM3463844v1, whole genome shotgun sequence encodes:
- the INSYN1 gene encoding inhibitory synaptic factor 1 → MDSRTCQDRQPSDHPSSSSSNCSSSKSNCERERIRSRMKMVIGQLEGILQELKEVAKELREVVSQIDRLTSDFEFELEPDDWTTATASSTSSSEKGGGTFELGPLDFAASDILSDSWEFCSFLDASTPSDPGDGPEPPRPQPQPPSARQPDYRLMNGGIPITNGPRGGGTPDSSSEEAFGATAGQKIPHHRPAGTRERVRFSDKVLYHALCCDDDRDGDSTVSPGDDGPEEPSRKVLVGPPSKHPSTGGGSGGPPARRLTRNSSTQTVADKSTQTVLPYIPAKQKIKNKN, encoded by the exons GGCAGCCCAGTGaccaccccagcagcagcagcagcaattgtAGCAGCAGCAAAAGTAATTGCGAAAGGGAAAGGATCCGGAGTCGGATGAAAATGGTGATTGGGCAACTGGAAGGCATCTTACAGGAGCTCAAGGAGGTGGCCAAGGAGCTCCGGGAG GTAGTGAGCCAGATCGACCGACTGACGTCTGACTTCGAGTTCGAACTGGAGCCGGATGACTGGACGACGGCAacagccagcagcacctccagcagCGAGAAGGGGGGAGGCACCTTCGAGCTGGGACCCCTCGATTTCGCTGCCTCTGACATCCTCTCCGACAGCTGGGAATTCTGCTCCTTCCTGGATGCTTCCACACCCTCCGACCCAGGAGACGGTCCCGAGCCCCCCCGGCCGCAGCCACAGCCCCCCTCGGCTCGCCAGCCCGATTACCGGCTGATGAACGGGGGGATCCCCATCACCAATGGTCCCCGGGGCGGTGGGACCCCGGATTCATCCAGTGAGGAAGCCTTTGGTGCGACGGCCGGCCAGAAGATCCCGCATCACCGGCCGGCCGGCACACGGGAACGGGTCAGATTCAGCGACAAGGTGCTTTACCACGCTCTGTGCTGCGATGACGACCGGGACGGTGACAGCACAGTGTCCCCGGGGGATGATGGCCCTGAGGAGCCCAGCCGCAAGGTGCTGGTGGGGCCACCCTCAAAGCATCCTTCCACCGGTGGTGGTAGTGGTGGACCCCCAGCTCGGCGGCTGACGAGGAACAGCAGCACACAGACCGTAGCTGATAAAAGCACCCAGACGGTGCTGCCTTATATCCCGGccaagcagaaaattaaaaataaaaactga